The genomic window ggtcacgatctcgcggtccgggagttagagccccgcgtcgggctctgtgctgactgctcagagcctggatcctgtttcagattctgtgtttccctctctctctgaccctcccccgttcatgctctgtctctccctatctcaaaaataaataaacattaaaaaaaaaaaaaaaatttaaacacagtcCTGTCTGACCAAAACCTTGTGTTTTTAACCACAGTAGAGTGCTCAGAGTTATGGTTTTGAAATCTGGAGATCCCTTGTGCACTTCACTTTCTAAGACCTTGGTTTCCCCATTTGTCAAGGGAGTGGGTGGGGTTAGAGATCCTACCAAGTCTCTTCCAGGAGCACCAACATTAATtaattcctccccttccctcctggaCTGCAGTGCCCAATAGGAACACCAGGGGGTGTCCTCGGACCAGCAGAGCCTCAGCTCACCCACGATCAGGGCCTTGGTGCGCAGGCCGCCCTGGAGCTCCCGTTGTAGCAGCAACAACTCTTCCTCATCCTCTTCGTCATCGGGTTGGGccgctggggggctgggggtacTGGGagcctcaggctctgggcccagCTCCTCCAGCACTGAACTTTCAGAGGGGTATTGATACGTGGTCTCCAATGCTGTCTCGCTGAAGGAGATCTTGAGCTGAGAGTAGGAGAGAAACGCAGGAGGCATGGAGTTCAGCCCGGGAAAGCTCCTAGGGAAGCACGtgccaggtggggaggggagctggaTTTGGGCACCCTACTGACTTTACTCTCCCTATCCACTCTGGGGCCCAGGgatccagttttcctttttttccccctaaatttttattattttatgtattaattattataatatatatagcactaatataatataatacataataataaattatttataaatattacttatgcatttattaatttaatacttgtttattttgagagagagaaaacgtgaggAGAGTTAAAGAGAaccccatggggtgcctgggtggctcagtcggttaagcgtccgacttcagctcaggtcatgatcttggggtccatgagtttgagccctgcgtcggcctctgtgctgacagctcagagcctggagcctgtttcagattctgtgtgtctctttctctgcccctcccctattcacactctctctctgtctcaaaaataaataaacgtttaaaaaaaaaaaaaaaaaaaaaaaagagaaccccaagcaggctccttgctgtcagcatggagctagCCGtgagggggcttgaactcaccaactgtgagaccatgacctgagccaaaaccaagagtccaacacttaaccgactgagccacccaggcatcccacccaGTTTTCCTTTTGATATAGGCTCTCCAATCCCAGATTTCCCTTCTTCTATCATATCATTTCCAAAACATCAGACTTTTGCCTGAACTTTGACACAGGTGCAGAAGTGAGTAATAAAGGACCCAGCTTCCTACTCTTTAGACTGTGGGTGGCAGAAGGGTAAAAAGAAAATACGTGGAGATAACCCCTGTGATCAGAACCGAATCTTTGGGTACCCTGAGGGCAATcaagaaggcttcccagaggtAGGAAGTTTGAGTTGGCAGGAAATAGGTGGCTAGAGGGAGTCCCAGGCAAAAGCAAGGAAGAGCACATTGGTTTCCACATCCTCAGACCCTTGGCTGTTCCTGAGAAACAGCCTGTGCCCTCCTGCTCCCCCCCTCACTCCTCTCCTACAGCTGGAGTGAACTCACAACAAagtggggctggggcctgggagggaagaagagactcTGCTGAAAAGCCCAGAGGAAACAAGACTCTCCCCTAACACAGAGAGGAGATGGGCCCTTGAGTCCCTGCAAGGGAAGCTAGGTGAGGCgtcaggggcagagaagaaagtcCATGCAAACACAGGTTGGGGTGGAAAGCGCAACAGGAGAAACatgcagagacagaggcaaaaaGCCAGAGGGGACCTGGAGGGGGCAGAAATCCTCCACAAACACACTGTCCCAAGAGCAGGCGAGCCCCAGATGTTCTCATTCCCTTTCTACTCTTCCCCTTTGCCCTTTTAAGAAgctcaggggcaggggcagagtgggaTTAACTCTGGGAGCCAAAGCGATTAAGGAGACAAACAGGAGGATTCTGTGTGAACTACTTGGAAAGGTCCAGACCATCTATTCAGGTCTTCCCAGAAGACCTGTTTGGGAAACTTGGAGCTTGGGCCCTGCATCCTTGAGTCTCCACATGGACTGGGGTGTGAGAAAAGAGAAACCGGGAGGGTGGCTGGACAAGTGGATGCTAACGGCTGTACAGAATGTGCAACATGGGTTCCCATGGGAAGCTGGAACTAAGAGACTCCTTGGCTCCAAACCCAGCATTGACTCCCCATTTCACTGGGAGGAAAAGCCAGAGCCTGACGAAGGCCCACAGGGTACTCCCACTGTACCACTTCTCCCTACCCCCCACTTCTCAGGCAACTATCTGCTCCCACTGCAGCCACCCTGGTCACAGTTCCTCTAAGGCCAACAGGGGCACTCCAGTCTTaaggcctttgcactggctattccttctgcctggaacactgttCCCCCAAATACCCCCATAGCTCCCTCTCTCCCAGTCACCCTATTTAAAGTTCATATTCACTCCCCCAACTTTCTCGCTGTCTACGTTCCACTTACcctgttgtaatttttttccataatcaTTTACCACCTCCTAATCTACCAGAGAATTTACTTGTTATTCTGTGTCCACTGTCCATAAGAGCATGAAAGTTGCTATGGTGAGTAAGGAAGAGTTGGTTCAGACCTCAGGTGTGGTCCCCACAGACAACCAACACTGGGGACCAGTGTGGAAGGTACACAGTCTGTCTGTGGaactgctggtagaaatgcatGACAGCAACCAGATCCCTTATATCCCAATTCTTCAGAAGGACCAGTTCTGGTTCTGTTACTGACAGATTTACCCAAACTTCTGGGaacccatttattttcttttcacattccCTTTTGGGATAACAAGCTCCATGGTTTGTTATCCACTCtgaaaaatgattcattttatttgttctcaATCCTGTTTGTCTCTCTTCTCCAATCCTGCTTCTctgctcacccccccccccccccaacacacacacacaacttctgaCTGGGTTTCTCAGGAATGCACAGCCTCCATGGGAGTTTGGTGGAGGGAGTACAGAGGGGTGTGACTCACTTGCTCCTCTCCCATCAGCTATATAAAGTCACAAGGGGGCCAAAGAGGGGAGGGGCCCATCTCTCAGCTAGAAGGGCCTCTGGGGAAGGACACCAGCCACAAGACAGGGCTGGGATTTCTCTCCCATGGCAAGGATGCATTTGATGGCCTTAGCTTCCAAACAAGAGTTATTTcgggaagggggtgagggggcagTCCTCTGGTCCCAGAGCAAGTGGATTGGGTCAGAGCTGGAACAAGCATGTCAGTCCCTGCTGagcagggtgcagagagagggaagaaggcctcagacagggtggagggggaggtgTCTGGGTCTAGAAAACTCTGTGCtgcttctctccacccccacccctagagCAGCCATGGCTTCCTCATTCTCTCACCACATCCTGAGCAGTTTTGGCAGGCCTAGGGCCCAGCGGTTCCCCACTCAGCCCCACCAGCCTTccggcccccaccccaggcttcctGTTTGGGTGATCTGCTTCCGGCTTCCCTGCTCCCTAACCTAGGTATGGTCACCATCACAGGTCCTGTCCTGCACTCACATGGTCCCCAGCTTTGGGCCCTGAATTTCAtgcctccctctgctcttcctccccaAAGGCACAGGCCAACCTCTATAGGAAGTGACTTGTCTGAACACCTCACTCTGGCAGTTCCTGGCCTACCTCCTAACATCTGTCCAGCCCAAAGGGGAAGGGGCGGGTAGCAGTCAGAGTGCTCAGGATAGACTCAGGTACCATGGCTCAGGGAGGGGAGCTTGAGCTGCACATGAGGATGAACTGGGGGATCAAGTGTCCCGCAAGCTTAATCTAGGTCTTTGGTCCCTGTGGTTTCCCACTGACAaagcacgtgcgcgcgcgcgcacacacacaagacaaatCTGAGGACGTCAGATGAGATGACAACTGGACACTATGAAGGGCTTCTCAGTCTCTGAGGAGATGTGTTAGGTGCAGGGACCTCTCTTTCCTTAGAGATTTTCAAGCTGGAAACTGATTGGTATGTAAGGAAGGGGTTGGGCTGAAGCCACAGCAAGAAGCCTGGCTGCTCCCACTTCCTGCACTTTGTCCTTTTTCCAGTTTAACCTCTAACCCTCTGCTGGCCTCAgcccccatccctgtccccaactCCCATTGTGTTCCCTGCTCTCAGCTCAGTGTCTCCAAATTCACTTCTCTCTTTTGCTAccccaaagggagggagaggccagggcaacaggaagagaggggaaaaccAACTGCTGAGCCagttctggggagggaggggaagcccagggaggaaggaagaaggggagtgaggggtgggggtatTTTGGAAGAAGAGAAGGCTTTTCTTGTCCCAAGAGAGAAGGGAGCACTGTTTAAAAGCAGTGGCCCAGCTGGGGGTGTGCAACCCTGAGGTCACCCACTTCAAATGGCTTCTGTGTGTGCCTCTCCCATGGAGCAGACTTGGGGTTCAAAAGTCTTCTCTTTGGCCAGCCTTATTCCATTCCCCCACCCTCATCCCAGTAGTTCCCTCACTGGCTCTGCCCCCTCTGCCTTGGGACTGAGAACTTCCTCCACTCACTTCTCCCTGCCATTTTCCCCTAGAACTCCAAAGGCACCCCCTGTGCCTCTTCAGGCTTCCTGGCCCCACATTCCCTCCCCTGGGAGGCTGTGTGTGCTTTCAATCTGAGGACCCTGCTCTCATAGATTCTAGGCTGtagcctcagctcaggtctccacCAGACGGGTTGTGTCCCAGactcagaggaaaggaaggaaagaaatggggggcagggagggactcAGAGCCTGAGGGAATGAAGAGTGAGCAGCCTGGGCACACCCTGAGAGAGACACACCCAGAGACAGCACTTGATTTAGGGCAGGATTCTTGGGCTTGGAAATGAATGGAAAAGGAGGGCAACAAGAAGGAAGGGTGTGTGTGCAGAGGAGGAAGGGTTGTGGCAGGAATTAGCACGAAAGAATAGAGGAAGACCAGAACATAGGGATATATAAAAGAAAGGAGTACAGAAAGAACCAATGAGCAGGCTTCTAAAGAAAGCTGGCTTAGCTGTTCCCTACCTGTTTGTGGTGCCTTTCAGGGGACCCCTTGACAAGGCAGCTGCGGCTGAGACGGAGGTAGCCCCCCAGAACCAAGATCTCCTCAGCAGTTGGGTACCGCTTCTTCCCAGCTCCGGCGACTGCAACATCAGCTGTGGCTGGGGTGGCCAGAGGAGTGGTGGGGGCTGCAGGGGGCAGGGACCGCCGGGGGTTGACTGTGAAGGTGTGTCCACTGCGGCGAGgggcccccacccctggccctgcCTTCACCCCATAGAACAGTCGGTTCATGAGGGGATCCCCAGGGGactggggggcaggtggggctgggggtgggggagacagaggggctGCTGGTGGGGGCCGGGGTTGCActgcttcctcttcctgcccTCTAGAGCCTCCAGTCCCAGCGTCctctggtgggaagggggagggcacagagctgCAGTTCTGCAGGGTTCTCAAAGGCCTGCCCAGAGCCCCCGCCTTCTCCTTCTCAGCCTCGCCTTCTCCAGCCTCTGTACCAAAGGGCCCCAGATACTTCTCAGCAGACTCTGGGGGGACTGGTTTCTGAATTTGAGTCTCTGTGTCCCTGGGTGTCCATTCTCGAACCTTCCCAGAATTCAGGGTCCATTTCCATCCTTCTGTCAGCCTCAGTCCCCTCTCACCATCCTGCACAGGGCTACGCCTTTGTTCTGCTGCCTCCACTTCTCCAGAGCTGCTGTCTGGAGCCTCCCTACTCAGGGTCTCTGACAGCTCTGTAATCTCTTCTGAGGCCAGTGTTGGAAttggcttctcttcttttctcccacaTTCCTCTGagcagtcttttcttttttctaagctCAGCCTCCACTCTGATATCTCCAGTTGTACCAAACTCTGTTCCTGAGACTCTCCAGAGTCGGGCCTCCATTTATGGACCTCTGTCAGGCCCATCTTCTGGTTGTCAGACTCCGCTGGGCTCAGTCTACTTTCCACCACCTCTTTTCTCCTCGGGCTTTGTTCTCCAGGCTCTGCCAGTCTCAGACTCCACTCTGGAGTTTCTCCCGGGCTCAGCCTCCATTTCCGCGCTTCTGACAGTCTGGAGCTCTTGTCTCCAGCCTCTCCTGGGCTCTGCCTCCAGTCCCAAGCCTCTGAAGGCCTGGGGCTCGACTCTCGGGCTCCCCCTATCCtcttctctctggcctccctgGGACTGAGCCGCTCTTCTCTCGACTCTCTTCCCTTGGGGCTCTGATCCTGCATCTCCCCAGGGCTGGGTCTCTGCTCCCTGGCCTCCAAAGTCCCAGGCCTTCTTTCTGCAAGTAGTTCTTCATtacgctgctgctgctgctgctgctgctgctgctgctggcgctCCTGCCGAATGAATCGGTTCTGGTGCACTGGCCCAATGGCCTCTAGGAGGACAGCCGACTCGTCTGGGTCTGGAGGTCCAGCCTCTGTAGTCCCAGGTGTAGGGGTAGGCTCCCCAGGAGACAGACCAAGCTTGGCCCGGCGGCGCTCCAGGAGCCCCCGCTTCCAGGCTGGCATCTGGGACAGACGCTCCCGCTCTGCCTTCTCCCGGCCACGAAGGGCTGCCTCCTCCTGCCGTCGCCGGGCTAGCAGCTGTAGCTTCCAGTCTGGGATGGTGGCCATGACCGCGTTGAGCTAAGGGTGCGGAGCGCTGGGGCCAGAGAACAGGAAGGAGAGGCTCCAGAGGCCCTGGGGGTGAGACTGGGGGTGGGCGGAGAGGAAGTAGAGGGGGAGAGGTGGGACACAGAGATGGGCAAAGGAGCTGAaggtgaagacagagggaaagagggagaagacggaaaacagagaaaggggaaaactaagaaagtgaagaaaaagctGTGGAccaagtgggggtggggtcgTGGCAGAGAGGAAGAGTGGAGATTCAGGGCAAAGAGGCAGGAGTCAGATTTGGTAATGTACGGTTAATGGTATCACAGACAGTCCCAAGGAtgtgagaggagagaaaggcGGAAAAAGAAGCCGGcatgagggaggagagagaaaagagaggcgggggagggggggttgcgGGGGAGTAGGGGTCAGGCGAGGTTTCCCCACAGCTACTCCAGAGGCGGTTAGAGTGGGAAGGCAGGTCAGGGAATCCCGCCCGAGAAGGGGTGGTGGGACctgaggaggggggcggggaggtgaggaggggcggAGAGTGGAGAGGTCCAGGGGAGCAAGGGGACTCCGGGGGCAGAGGGGAAATAGAGCTCCGCGGGAGGAGCGGGGCGCGCGTTTCAGCGCGGGCCGGGGAGGTCCTGGCTCCCCTCCCAGATCCGCTCGGGCCACACCTCTCCGGCCCCCAGCCGCCACCCCTCCGCCCTGCACTCCGCCCCCAGGCAGGTCGGGGGGAAATACCCTCCCTTGGGGACTTTCGGAACCCTGGCGTCCACCCCCACCCGTCCCGCCACCACCGCCTGCCTCTCCCACCGGCCGGGCCCGGGACCCTGGGTGCGGAGCACCGGCTCCACGACTCTGCTCTCCGGACCTTCGAGTCCTATGCCCGGGTCTCCGATCTCACCGAACCCTGACATAGCCGGCCATCCCCACCCAGCTCGGACCGCACAGACAATCTCGGCACAAAGAGGAGACAGCCCAAGGTCCTGGCTGGGGGCAGGAgcggggacagagggaggagacaccCCTTCCCCAAGTCTGAAGCCCCTCAGTCAACTCACTAGCCAGCGGGGCTCCCAGGGGAGG from Neofelis nebulosa isolate mNeoNeb1 chromosome 6, mNeoNeb1.pri, whole genome shotgun sequence includes these protein-coding regions:
- the PPP1R18 gene encoding phostensin, encoding MATIPDWKLQLLARRRQEEAALRGREKAERERLSQMPAWKRGLLERRRAKLGLSPGEPTPTPGTTEAGPPDPDESAVLLEAIGPVHQNRFIRQERQQQQQQQQQQQRNEELLAERRPGTLEAREQRPSPGEMQDQSPKGRESREERLSPREAREKRIGGARESSPRPSEAWDWRQSPGEAGDKSSRLSEARKWRLSPGETPEWSLRLAEPGEQSPRRKEVVESRLSPAESDNQKMGLTEVHKWRPDSGESQEQSLVQLEISEWRLSLEKRKDCSEECGRKEEKPIPTLASEEITELSETLSREAPDSSSGEVEAAEQRRSPVQDGERGLRLTEGWKWTLNSGKVREWTPRDTETQIQKPVPPESAEKYLGPFGTEAGEGEAEKEKAGALGRPLRTLQNCSSVPSPFPPEDAGTGGSRGQEEEAVQPRPPPAAPLSPPPPAPPAPQSPGDPLMNRLFYGVKAGPGVGAPRRSGHTFTVNPRRSLPPAAPTTPLATPATADVAVAGAGKKRYPTAEEILVLGGYLRLSRSCLVKGSPERHHKQLKISFSETALETTYQYPSESSVLEELGPEPEAPSTPSPPAAQPDDEEDEEELLLLQRELQGGLRTKALIVDESCRR